The Podospora pseudocomata strain CBS 415.72m chromosome 1 map unlocalized CBS415.72m_1, whole genome shotgun sequence genome has a segment encoding these proteins:
- the IQG1 gene encoding iqgap-related protein (COG:Z; BUSCO:EOG09260GF5; EggNog:ENOG503NVME): MPSSSSHRPHPLRQSHTADYRSSDIYRQPSTASSSASSGYSHVSSASFDLNLSRAPSAMSAASSVYSTTNPGYGHKRGQSEASHLVPSLRSSHSYSSTPTTPTPDNIYSAARQSLRPLPQVPPGTFSSTTLTPPPRAPSHRDRGYSVDIGNSRYDRGQNVDAVPSHHSRGRSVDVGRLDMASLSLSSPRERTPPTSPQPPTPPCRGSLVPATSPGAANPPTPPGHGNHRPSVVRPTSMLLTRSDTVMAPRRPSDVGIMPPPLLSAHTVAPILRPDLESLGRSSTSELRTLSKLAKSDDFNTITSATQEVVGLRGRRRLKSNRPAAKSGWENRNWMDKQRQFLQAYEYLCHIGEAKEWIEDIIQRAIPPIVELEEALRDGVTLAEVVEALNPERRFKIFRNPKLQYRHSDNIAIFFRYLDEIELPDLFRFELIDLYEKKNIPKVIHCIHALSWLLFRKGVVGFRIGNLVGQLEFEDSELEKMQRGLDKLGGAMPSFGNMGADFGVVEEVVEEETEEERVERELGEAEESVRELQAQVRGAVARMRLGEMMERLWEEEEWLVDLQSRVRGGMMREVVEWKLERERVVRQLQAAARGWLVRNGREMREREVKRAEPAVVKLQSAFRAVRARREVREKLDELDMAGGVVRDIQATFRGFLERRRIQEQLGQLDVEEGPVRDIQATVRGFLARKKMEVQQREVRQSEAPVEKLQAAVRGMLLRREVERDLIALEEAMPAITGIQAAARAALERSRVADQLEALESFEPVFTTLQAATRGKVARSTVKGIEAELKDQEPSLGLLQAHVRAGAVRREISEQLEALGEEEENIISLQSQIRGMLERNRVADLLDALAEQEESITLLQAQVRGMLCRQKQGEILDQLETNEMEIASLQGLARAMLLRGSVAEVLDELDENEAVVAEVQAAAKAFIVRAKFEEKKKFFNENMQKVVKIQSLVRAKLQGDAYKSLTGGKNPPVNAVKNFVHLLNDSDFDFNEEVEFERLRKTVVQQVRQNEMLEQYIDQLDIKIALLVKNKITLDEVVKHQHNYGGHTGTLLANSSMSSANQFDLKALNKGSRKKLESYQQLFFALQTQPQYLARLFKRLREVGTAEKECKRIELLMMSLFGYAQKRREEYYLLKLIGRAIGEEVDACNSLQDYLRGNFFWSKLLQNYTRSPRDRKYLRDLLGPLIRDNIIEDPELDLESDPMQIYRSAINNEELRTGRPSSRPLDIPRELAIKDPETKQVFIDHLRDLREICDQFLFALEDLLPRMPYGLRFVCKQIFEALRQRFQREDPVRLLNVVMNWLWKFYLQPALTAPENVGVVEKQLSPLQKRNLGEVAKVLSQMASGRQFGGDNVYLQPLNAFIAESIERLTGLTEALIAVPDAERTFDIDEYNDLYAKNKPTLYIKMADIFAIHNLIASELIHLCPNRDDMLREIMQDLGSAKHNESEMTAAGSTDIQMFLTPKLHDVADPDAEVKALFMETKRCILYIIRVQTGTNLMEILVKPITQDDEHKWQMLLRDDFSNGSNTKGAYSDANMVDVTRMSYYELKRMALENVMRLEQIGRISRHNYYQDILNAIALDIRTKSRRRVQRQRELEGVRMTLSNLHEKARYLEQQRKSYDDYIEQAMATLQNKKGKKRFLLPFTKQYNHQRELERSGRVPKFGSYKYSARALNDKGVLVSWAGIPEREWGQINLTISCDEVGVFSLEGSRGHIQIPGASALVPIEDLLQAQFEAHQFMQLFEGGCLKLNVNLLLHLVYKKFYRTQ, encoded by the exons atgccgtcgtcgtcgtcgcacAGGCCGCACCCGTTGCGCCAGTCGCACACAGCCGACTATCGCTCTTCCGATATTTACCGCCAGCCCTCGACTGCATCCTCATCTGCCTCGTCGGGCTATTCCCATGtgtcttctgcttctttcgaTCTGAATCTAAGTCGAGCCCCCAGCGCCATGTCCGCCGCGTCCAGTGTTTACTCGACCACGAACCCGGGATACGGCCACAAGAGAGGGCAAAGCGAGGCCAGCCACTTGGTTCCAAGTCTTCGTTCTTCTCATAGTTATTCCTCTAcgcccaccacaccaacaccGGATAATATCTATTCGGCTGCTCGTCAATCGCTCCGACCACTCCCCCAGGTGCCACCAGGTACTTTTTCTTCGACGACAttaacaccaccaccccgcgCTCCCAGCCACCGTGACCGAGGTTATAGTGTAGACATCGGTAACAGTCGCTATGATCGGGGTCAGAATGTTGATGCCGTCCCCAGCCACCACTCCCGAGGCCGCAGCGTCGACGTCGGCAGGTTAGATATGGCCAGCCTGTCGCTATCGTCACCTCGCGAACGAaccccgccaacctcaccacaacctccaacaccaccctgcCGCGGCTCCCTCGTACCAGCAACCTCGCCGGGCGCGGCAaacccaccaacacccccaggTCATGGCAACCACCGGCCCTCGGTCGTCCGTCCTACTTCGATGCTTCTGACTCGATCCGACACCGTCATGGCACCCCGTCGACCTAGCGACGTCGGCATCATGCCCCCCCCTCTGCTGAGCGCCCACACAGTAGCACCGATTCTTAGGCCGGATCTGGAAAGTTTGGGGCGATCCTCGACCAGTGAACTACGAACATTGTCCAAGCTGGCCAAATCGGACGATTTCAATACCATCACTTCTGCCACGCAAGAGGTTGTCGGGTTGAGAGGTCGTCGCCGTTTGAAATCAAACCGGCCCGCGGCCAAGTCTGGCTGGGAAAACAGAAACTGGATGGACAAGCAGAGGCAGTTTCTGCAGGCGTACGAATACCTCTGCCACATTGGCGAAGCAAAAGAGTGGATCGAGGATATTATCCAGCGGGCGATCCCGCCGATTGTGGAATTGGAGGAAGCCCTGCGGGATGGAGTTACTCTGGCGGAAgtggtggaggcgttgaACCCGGAGAGGAGGTTCAAGATTTTTCGGAACCCGAAGCTGCAGTACCGGCACAGCGACAATATTGCGATTTTTTTTCGGTATCTGGATGAGATTGAGCTGCCGGACTTGTTTAGGTTTGAGTTGATTGACCTGtacgagaagaagaacattCCCAAGGTGATTCACTGCATCCATGCGCtgagctggttgttgtttcggaagggggtggtggggttcaGGATTGGGAATTTGGTTGGGCAGTTGGAGTTTGAGGATAgcgagctggagaagatgcagagggggttggataaGCTGGGGGGGGCGATGCCTAGTTTTGGGAATATGGGGGCTGattttggggtggtggaggaggtggtggaggaggagacggaggaggaaagggtggagagggagttgggggaggcggaggagagtgTGAGGGAGTTGCAGGCGCAGGTTAGGGGGGcggtggcgaggatgaggttgggggagatgatggagaggttgtgggaggaggaggagtggttgGTTGATTTGCAGAGTAGGGTtaggggggggatgatgagagaggtggtggagtggaagttggagcgggagcgggtggttAGGCAACTGCAGGCTGCTGCtagggggtggttggttaggaatgggagggagatgagggaaCGGGAGGTCAAGAGGGCGgagccggcggtggtgaagctGCAGAGTGCTTTTAGGGcggtgagggcgaggagggaggtgagggagaagttGGACGAGTTGGATATGgcgggtggtgtggtgagggataTTCAGGCGACGTTTagggggtttttggagaggaggaggatacaGGAGCAGCTTGGGCAGttggatgtggaggaggggccggTTAGGGATATCCAGGCGACGGTGAGGGGGTTTTTGGcaaggaagaagatggaggtgcagcagagggaggtgaggcaGAGCGAAGCGCCGGTGGAGAAGTTGCAGGCTGCTGTTAGGGGCATGTTGCttaggagggaggtggagagggatcTGATtgcgctggaggaggcgatgcCGGCTATCACTGGGATCCAAGCTGCTGCGAGGGCGGCGCTGGAAAGGAGCCGTGTTGCCGATCAGCTTGAGGCGCTGGAGAGTTTTGAGCCGGTTTTCACAACACTGCAGGCTGCCACCCGGGGCAAGGTCGCTAGGAGCACTGTGAAGGGGATTGAGGCTGAGCTTAAGGACCAGGAGCCAAGCCTGGGCTTGCTTCAGGCGCATGTTAGGGCTGGTGCTGTGCGGAGGGAAATCTCGGAACAGCTTGAGGCcctgggtgaggaggaggagaatatCATATCTTTGCAGTCCCAGATCAGAGGCATGCTGGAGCGCAATCGCGTTGCGGACCTCCTCGACGCGCTCGCTGAACAGGAGGAGTCGATTACTCTGCTTCAGGCTCAGGTGCGCGGGATGCTCTGCAGACAGAAGCAAGGCGAGATTCTCGACCAGCTCGAGACGAACGAGATGGAGATTGCCTCGCTGCAGGGTCTTGCCAGGGCTATGCTTCTCCGCGGCAGTGTTGCTGAGGTTCTTGACGAATTGGATGAGAACGAAGCCGTCGTTGCCGAAGTCCAGGCTGCGGCAAAGGCGTTCATCGTCAGGGCCAAGtttgaagaaaagaaaaagttcTTCAACGAGAACATGCAAAAAGTGGTAAAGATCCAGAGCTTGGTCCGCGCCAAGCTGCAGGGCGACGCCTACAAGAGTCTTACCGGCGGGAAGAACCCACCGGTCAATGCGGTCAAGAACTTTGTCCACCTGTTGAACGACAGCGACTTTGACTTCAACGAGGAGGTGGAGTTTGAAAGGCTGCGCAAGACGGTGGTGCAGCAGGTTCGCCAGAATGAGATGCTGGAGCAGTACATTGACCAGCTCGATATCAAGATTGCGCTGCTGGTCAAGAACAAGATCACGCtggatgaggttgtcaagCATCAGCATAACTATGGCGGCCATACGGGGACGCTGCTGGCGAATAGCTCCATGTCGAGCGCCAACCAGTTTGATTTGAAGGCACTGAACAAGGggtcgaggaagaagctggagtCGTATCAGCAGCTGTTTTTTGCGCTGCAAACGCAGCCGCAGTATCTGGCTAGGCTGTTTAAGCggctgagggaggtggggacggcggagaaggagtGCAAGAGGATTGagttgctgatgatgagccTGTTTGGGTATGcgcagaagaggagggaggagtatTATCTCCTGAAGCTTATTGGGAGGGcgattggggaggaggtggatgctTGCAATAGTTTGCAGGATTATCTCAGGGGCAACTTTTTCTGGTCGAAGCTGCTGCAGAACTACACCAGATCGCCGCGGGATAGGAAGTACCTGCGGGATCTGCTTGGTCCTTTGATCCGCGACAATATCATCGAGGACCCGGAGCTGGATCTGGAGAGCGATCCTATGCAGATTTACCGGTCTGCCATCAACAACGAAGAGCTGAGGACTGGTCGGCCGAGCAGTCGCCCTTTGGACATTCCCCGAGAGCTTGCGATCAAGGATCCGGAGACCAAACAAGTCTTTATTGATCACCTGCGCGACTTGAGGGAGATTTGCGATCAGTTTTTGTTCGCGCTGGAGGATCTGCtgccgaggatgccgtatGGGCTGCGGTTTGTCTGCAAGCAGATCTTCGAGGCGTTGAGGCAGAGGTTTCAGAGGGAGGACCCGGTCAGGTTGTTGAACGTGGTGATGAACTGGCTGTGGAAGTTCTATCTGCAACCTGCGCTGACGGCGCCGGAGAATGTCGGTGTGGTTGAGAAGCAGCTTAGCCCGCTCCAGAAGAGGAATCTGGGCGAGGTAGCCAAGGTGCTCAGCCAGATGGCTTCGGGGAGGCAGTTTGGTGGGGATAACGTCTATCTCCAGCCGTTGAATGCGTTCATTGCGGAGAGCATTGAGCGGTTGACGGGGTTGACGGAGGCGTTGATTGCGGTGCCGGATGCGGAGAGGACGTTTGATATTGATGAGTATAACGATCTTTACGCGAAGAACAAGCCGACGTTGTACATCAAGATGGCGGATATCTTTGCGATTCACAACTTGATCGCGTCGGAGCTGATTCATCTCTGCCCGAACAGGGATGATATGCTTCGGGAGATCATGCAAGATCTGGGAAGCGCCAAGCACAACGAGAGCGAGATGACGGCTGCCGGGTCGACCGACATTCAAATGTTTCTGACGCCCAAGCTGCACGATGTGGCGGACCCTGACGCGGAAGTCAAGGCGCTGTTTATGGAGACCAAGAGGTGCATCTTGTACATCATTCGCGTTCAAACTGGCACCAACCTCATGGAGATCTTGGTGAAGCCCATCACGCAGGACGACGAGCACAAGTGGCAGATGCTGCTGAGGGATGACTTTTCCAACGGGAGCAACACCAAGGGCGCGTACTCGGATGCGAACATGGTTGATGTTACGCGCATGAGCTATTACGAGCTGAAGAGGATGGCGCTGGAGAACGTGATGAGGCTGGAGCAGATTGGGAGGATATCGAGGCATAATTACTATCAGGATATTCTGAATGCGATTGCCCTGGACATCAGGAcgaagagcaggaggagggtgcagaggcagagggagctggagggggtgaggatgacgtTGAGTAACTTGCACGAGAAGGCGAGGTATTTggagcagcagaggaagTCATACGACGACTACATTGAGCAAGCCATGGCTACGCTGCAGAACAAGAAAGG GAAAAAacgcttcctcctccccttcacaaAACAGTACAACCACCAACGGGAGCTGGAGCGGTCCGGCCGGGTGCCCAAGTTTGGGTCGTACAAGTATTCCGCCCGCGCGCTCAACGacaagggggtgttggtctCGTGGGCGGGGATACCGGAGAGGGAGTGGGGGCAGATCAACCTGACCATCTCGTGCGACGAGGTTGGCGTTTTTAGCCTGGAGGGGAGCAGGGGACACATCCAGATTCCTGGCGCGAGCGCGCTGGTGCCGATTGAGGACTTGTTGCAGGCGCAGTTTGAGGCGCATCAGTTTATGCAGCTGTTTGAAGGGGGTTGCTTGAAGCTGAATGTGAACTTGCTGTTGCATTTGGTTTATAAGAAGTTTTATAGGACGCAGtaa
- the IMD1 gene encoding inosine-5'-monophosphate dehydrogenase (COG:F; EggNog:ENOG503NVXY; BUSCO:EOG09261T6U), with amino-acid sequence MSSDQVLDWRKAEEVLNEYKSRDGLSVHELMDAKAHGGLTYNDFLVLPGYIGFPASAVTLDSKITKKITLKTPLVSSPMDTVTEHEMAIHMALQGGLGVIHHNCSPQAQADFVRKVKRYENGFILDPVVISRETTVGEAKALKEKWGFGGFPVTESGKLGSKLLGIVTNRDIQFEDDFEKPISEVMVTNLITAHDGVDLLEANKILAASKKGKLPIVDSDGNLVSMISRSDLTKNLHFPLASKAADSKQLICAAAIGTRPEDKARLAGLVEAGLDIVILDSSQGNSMYQIEMIKWIKNEYPGLEVIGGNVVTREQAAALIAAGVDGLRIGMGSGSACITQEVMAVGRPQATSVYNVAAFAARFGVPCIADGGVQNVGHIVKGIALGASTVMMGGLLAGTTESPGTSFVSREGKLVKAYRGMGSIDAMQDKKAGGGGKDSQKSNAGTARYFSEGDSVLVAQGVSGAVAHRGSVSKFVPYLAAGLKHSLQDMGMTSVEELHKQVEAGIVRFEIRTPSAQLEGGVNMESYEKKLYA; translated from the exons ATGTCGTCCGACCAAGTTCTTGACTGGcgcaaggccgaggaggtgcTCAACGAGTACAAGAGTCGCGATGGCCTCAGTGTCCATGAGCTCATGGACGCCAAGGCCCATGGCGGTCTCACCTACAACGACTTCCTTGTTCTCCCCGGCTACATTGGCTTCCCTGCCTCTGCCGTCACTCTCGACTCCAAGATCACCAAGAAGATCACCCTGAAGACCCCTCTCGTGTCCTCGCCCATGGACACCGTCACCGAGCACGAGATGGCCATCCACATGGCCCTTCAGGGTGGTCTCGGTGTCATCCACCACAACTGCTCTCCCCAGGCCCAGGCCGACTTTGTCCGCAAGGTCAAGCGCTATGAGAACGGTTTTATCCTCGACCCCGTTGTCATCAGCCGTGAGACCACCGTCGGCGAGGCCAAGGCCCTCAAGGAGAAGTGGGGATTCGGTGGTTTCCCTGTCACAG AGTCCGGCAAGCTCGGTTCCAAGCTTTTGGGTATCGTCACCAACCGTGACATCCAGTTCGAAGATGACTTTGAGAAGCCCATCTCCGAGGTCATGGTGACCAATCTCATCACGGCCCACGACGGTGTTGACCTCCTCGAGGCCAACAAGATCCTTGCTGCTtccaagaagggcaagctCCCAATCGTTGATTCCGATGGAAACCTCGTTTCAATGATTTCCCGCTCCGATTTGACTAAGAACCTCCACTTCCCCCTCGCTTCCAAGGCTGCCGACTCCAAGCAGCTCATctgcgccgccgccatcggTACCCGTCCCGAGGACAAGGCCCGTCTTGCCGGCCTTGTTGAGGCTGGCCTCGACATTGTCATCTTGGACTCGTCTCAGGGTAACTCGATGTACCAGATCGAGATGATCAAATGGATCAAGAACGAGTACCCTGGCCTCGAGGTCATTGGTGGCAACGTTGTCACCCGTGAgcaggctgctgctctcATCGCCGCCGGTGTCGACGGTCTCCGTATTGGTATGGGCTCCGGCTCTGCCTGCATCACCCAGGAGGTCATGGCCGTCGGTCGTCCCCAGGCTACCTCCGTCTACAATGTTGCTGCTTTCGCCGCCAGATTCGGTGTTCCCTGCATTGCCGACGGTGGTGTCCAGAATGTTGGCCATATTGTCAAGGGCATTGCCCTTGGTGCCTCCACCGTCATGATGGGCGGTCTCCTTGCTGGTACCACCGAGTCTCCCGGTACTTCCTTCGTTTCCCGCGAGGGTAAGCTCGTCAAGGCCTACCGCGGCATGGGTTCCATCGACGCCATGcaggacaagaaggctggtggtggtggcaaggACAGCCAGAAGAGCAATGCTGGCACTGCCCGCTACTTCTCTGAGGGCGACTCCGTCCTTGTTGCTCAGGGTGTCTCTGGTGCCGTTGCCCACCGTGGCTCCGTCAGCAAGTTCGTCCCTTACCTCGCTGCCGGTCTCAAGCACTCCCTCCAGGACATGGGCATGACCAGCGTCGAGGAGCTCCACAAGCAGGTCGAGGCTGGCATTGTCCGCTTCGAAATTCGCACCCCCAGCGCTCAGCTCGAGGGCGGTGTGAACATGGAGTCCTATGAGAAGAAGCTCTATGCTTAA
- the LYS1 gene encoding Saccharopine dehydrogenase (BUSCO:EOG09262XGK; EggNog:ENOG503NWDX; COG:E) codes for MAPTVLHLRSETKPLEHRSALTPTTTAALIKAGYVVNVERSPERIFDDSEFEAVGATLVPEGSWEEVPKEHIIVGLKELEEKEFPLKHVHVQFAHCYKHQAGWENVLARFPRGGGTLLDLEFLVDERGRRVAAFGFHAGFAGAALALEVWAHQLTHPPSSPFPGVASYPNEDALITNVKKALATGTAAAGRSPRVIVIGALGRCGSGAVDALRKAGVPEENILKWDMAETAKGGPFKEITDSDIFVNCIYLTSKIPNFVNLDSLQVPDRKLSVVCDVSADTTSPFTPVPIYTVATTFDKPTVPVEGLSSGPALSVISIDHLPSLLPREASEAFSRKFPPPSLTPHG; via the exons ATGGCTCCCACGGTGCTTCACCTCCGCAGTGAGACCAAGCCCCTCGAGCACAGATCTGCCCTCAcccccacaaccaccgccgccctcaTCAAAGCCGGCTACGTCGTCAACGTCGAGCGTTCCCCAGAGAGAATCTTTGACGACAGCGAGTTCGAGGCCGTCGGCGCCACCCTCGTTCCCGAGGGCAGCTGGGAGGAGGTCCCCAAGGAGCACATCATTGTTGGTctcaaggagctcgaggagaaggagt TCCCCCTCAAGCACGTCCACGTCCAATTCGCCCACTGCTACAAGCACCAAGCCGGCTGGGAAAACGTCCTCGCCAGGTTCCCCCGAGGAGGcggcaccctcctcgacctcgaatTCCTCGTCGACGAACGCGGCCGCCGCGTAGCAGCCTTTGGCTTCCACGCCGGATTCGCCGGCGCCGCGCTCGCCCTCGAAGTCTGGGCCCACCaactcacccaccccccctcctcccccttccccggcgTAGCCTCCTACCCCAACGAAGATGCCCTGATCACCAACGTCAAGAAGGCCCTCGCCACcggcaccgccgccgccggccgTTCCCCCCGCGTCATCGTTATCGGCGCCTTGGGTAGGTGCGGTTCCGGCGCTGTTGACGCCCTCCGCAAGGCTGGTGTTCCAGAGGAGAACATCCTCAAGTGGGATATGGCCGAAACCGCCAAGGGTGGTCCTTTCA AGGAAATCACCGACTCCGACATCTTCGTAAACTGCATCTACCTCAcctccaaaatcccaaaCTTTGTCAACCTCGACTCCCTCCAGGTCCCCGACAGAAAACTCTCCGTTGTCTGCGACGTCTCAgccgacaccacctccccctttaCCCCAGTGCCGATCTACACCGTCGCGACTACATTCGACAAGCCCACCGTTCCCGTCGAGGGCCTCTCCTCTGGACCTGCGCTTTCGGTGATTTCTATTGACCACCTCCCTTCTCTTTTGCCAAGGGAGGCGTCTGAGGCTTTCAGCCGCAAGttccccccaccctccttaACACCACATGGGTGA
- a CDS encoding uncharacterized protein (COG:K; EggNog:ENOG503P1E8) produces the protein MSSSRSTSPFDKLSYGTSTSSLRRLLPASNDEAASEASVNLETSPTPGSSAAGTGQAAPRRRRQATTAACRACRKRKSKCDGARPTCSVCRDRKTKCEFDTIAATETHTQALKRKYTELLQQKSTFEQIYEVLRSRPEKEAEEIFQRIRRGAEASSILRHVNYGDVLVQMALVPETRFRYEFPYLPDMPIYLQKHDNPYLDSEVFDCALRGAVEQPQPQQQRALPSVNDMLGSPRDALDQRDPYLKPYSSAIVVDPWLDSLTPSNWTLVSSDDNFMRQVIHDYFLYDYDWFTFFHKDYFLQDMASDRPRHCSRLLVNAVLCIGCYCHRKLPGRSESWNPQNIGNQFLAEAKRLFEVEAEVPRPSMLDPEWQQKYHDWECRRLTTVQAALLLNVIYNLNGSDRLGWRYTIRAVEMAHEIRLFQAVPSHVSSDIRCAREFTAWCLFTWQSLSSYHYLKPPLMARPPETPLPDPSENPQWWGELWIRYPQTPARLPTHHGHLAKARADFWTIMNDFSLLSFSQPHVKMPLDQVVGFYNRLRGWLRNLPEPLTPKRLVLPHHLKVHMHYNCVLIDLLKPLLGLNWSDTTQPNKTLDDAHHEAAIHLETLLRLYYLRHGFEAFDGFLLHFLGSLNFIKINTREAQDNSLFLESHRSTMLLLMKGIRDQSQCHTVAKMVLRLQAHLMRSDDVALLKRFVDIETARLACGPESPRLVEEEVILSDWPAYEIGLEAKAEQKSRGVDFASMVSSVTAEGGGGGYGESTSGSRSSASSG, from the exons ATGTCGAGCTCCAGATCGACTTCGCCATTTGACAAGCTGTCGTacggcaccagcaccagctcgcTACGCCGACTGCTCCCTGCATCGAACGATGAAGCAGCGAGTGAGGCTTCGGTGAATCTCGAAACCAGCCCGACCCCGGGGTCCTCGGCCGCGGGGACTGGGCAGGCTGCTCcgcggagaaggaggcaaGCTACCACGGCTGCGTGTCGGGCCTGTCGAAAGAGAAAGTCAAAG TGTGATGGTGCACGCCCAACATGTTCAGTATGTCGTGACCGGAAAACAAAGTGCGAGTTTGATACGATTGCCGCGACCGAGACCCATACCCAAGCCCTGAAGCGCAAGTACACCGAGCTTCTGCAACAAAAGAGCACATTCGAACAGATCTATGAGGTCCTTCGGTCCAGACCGGAAAAGGAAGCCGAAGAAATCTTCCAGCGGATACGGAGGGGCGCAGAGGCCAGCTCCATACTAAGGCATGTCAACTATGGCGACGTGCTTGTGCAGATGGCCCTCGTGCCGGAAACGCGGTTTCGATACGAGTTTCCCTACCTGCCGGATATGCCCATCTACCTTCAAAAACACGACAACCCATACCTCGACTCTGAGGTCTTTGACTGTGCTTTGCGGGGGGCTGTCGAGCAACcgcaaccacagcagcaacggGCCTTGCCTAGCGTGAACGACATGTTGGGTTCTCCCCGTGACGCCTTGGACCAGCGGGATCCATACCTGAAGCCGTATTCCTCTGCCATTGTGGTGGACCCGTGGCTGGACTCGCTCACGCCGTCAAACTGGACGTTGGTGAGCAGTGATGACAATTTCATGCGCCAGGTTATTCACGATTATTTTCTGTACGACTATGATTGGTTTACTTTTTTCCACAAGGACTACTTTCTGCAGGATATGGCGAGTGACCGACCACGGCACTGCTCAAGGTTATTGGTCAATGCCGTCCTGTGCATAGGATGT TATTGTCATCGAAAGCTGCCAGGTCGCTCCGAGTCATGGAACCCCCAAAACATTGGGAACCAGTTCctcgccgaggccaagaggcTCTTTGAGGTTGAAGCCGAGGTGCCAAGACCGTCTATGCTTGATCCAGAATGGCAGCAAAAGTATCACGACTGGGAGTGCCGCAGGCTAACCACCGTTCAGGCGGCGCTCCTGCTCAATGTCATCTACAACCTGAATGGCTCTGACAGGCTAGGATGGCGGTATACGATCCGGGCCGTGGAAATGGCACACGAAATACGGCTCTTCCAAGCGGTTCCGTCTCATGTCAGCAGCGACATTCGGTGCGCCAGGGAGTTCACAGCGTGGTGTCTGTTCACCTGGCAAAGTCTCAGCTCCTATCACTACCTCAAGCCACCCTTGATGGCCCGGCCGCCGGAAACACCTTTGCCAGATCCGTCCGAGAACCCCCAGTGGTGGGGAGAGCTGTGGATACGATATCCCCAAACGCCAGCTCGTCTACCCACTCACCACGGCCACCTCGCCAAGGCCAGAGCAGACTTTTGGACCATCATGAACGATTTTTCGCTGTTGAGCTTTTCGCAACCTCACGTCAAGATGCCGCTTGATCAGGTTGTGGGGTTCTACAATCGACTCCGCGGATGGCTACGGAATCTACCTGAGCCATTGACACCCAAACGGCTTGTGCTACCGCATCACCTAAAGGTTCACATGCATTACAACTGCGTCCTGATCGACCTGCTGAAACCACTGCTCGGTCTGAACTGGAGCGACACCACCCAGCCAAACAAGACACTTGACGACGCGCACCACGAAGCGGCTATTCACCTCGAGACGTTGCTCCGGCTGTACTACCTCCGGCACGGCTTCGAGGCCTTTGACGGTTTTTTGCTGCACTTTCTCGGCAGTTTGAACTTTATCAAGATCAACACGAGGGAGGCGCAGGATAATTCCTTGTTTCTCGAGTCGCACCGCTCGACGATGCTGCTGCTTATGAAGGGGATTAGGGACCAGAGCCAGTGTCATACGGTGGCGAAGATGGTGCTACGGCTGCAGGCGCATCTGATGAGGTCGGATGATGTGGCTTTGCTGAAGAGGTTTGTGGATATTGAGACGGCTAGGTTGGCGTGTGGGCCGGAGAGTccgaggttggtggaggaggaggtgattttgAGTGACTGGCCGGCGTATGAGATTGGGTTGGAGGCGAAGGCGGAGCAGAAGAGTAGGGGGGTGGATTTTGCGAGTATGGTCAGTTCGGTGACGGcagaaggggggggtggtgggtatgGGGAGAGTACGAGTGGGAGTAggtcttctgcttcttcggggtag